The following proteins come from a genomic window of Sardina pilchardus chromosome 1, fSarPil1.1, whole genome shotgun sequence:
- the fam161a gene encoding protein FAM161A has translation MQSNHRNNIIVTSCLKTPVDPYTKTPLALYERERVLPYATRGQLDNRDYEKEMEYDSECDGPVTTTAAAAEEGKGSPLLIKDYRVTGDHIDLREFYFSNEEYYRKLEQLKAAHLHTMSQLEQMYRKKLELKGGRGGGGPGGDTQHPQQMEWGGGDGLVPPGYRLKKSRSAHELCRASDGSDDEDEENRPEKGLLLSPKERIKNMWQDFSVDKPLRSRRRPGHYDSFSSLQSQPGDATAERHGKANGRRGVRKKVVEKKKKKTKEEEEENSGDGGDGGGGRPRATVPQPFNMTLREAERKRRGLKTRAEVERENAELRRQLEDLTECQRQFRASPMPAHVRLPLYEELQRRRDRSANAAGEDAGAASASPGTAKDAKTSSSSSPRPFSFLERERLKREQREEELRRVAQEEALDARGRPAFRAKPVPRAVREVAAANERLKEEQLYRAIKMQMRARDLLHSAAMPPSMLARRLEERKQKEEQEEEERRRAERDRASHRPKINADVPDFDASYRRFRRQLERGRREAKPLTACEPFRLRTSSLPSRRERASGNAAAAACEVDATPRDYRWPFLSSPSSSPRHRHGGGTAPRTSSSSLCSSLSGSQEVLTAKITDAARKRQDAIRKVLEQKQKAEEEEKKWLERQRERERRLQKVITRRAQAIDPHQTLAETCPSKLKEFRKQDQQRRREYREEMKEIQERVRGRPLLLEQVARNNAKQAAERRYVEALKACGLSEDFVQDKALKSRRSRSQSPSVRSLQSGSRRRGKDAAGSDSLSLNGSLHDYQDDYEDYQEREDKDGEEGYGKREHGQYESEEEDESDPERREGDSPSNDNDDPDYSEDDRDESDKGSDIIDRHKDSQSSRSN, from the exons AACAACATCATCGTTACTTCGTGTCTCAAAACGCCGGTAGACCCATACACCAAGACGCCACTGGCTTTGTATGAACGAGAGAGAGTTCTCCCGTACGCGACGAGGGGACAACTGGATAACCGAGATTATGAGAAAGAG ATGGAATACGACTCAGAGTGTGACGGGCCGGTGACGacaacggcggcggcggcggaggagggaAAGGGCTCTCCGCTCCTGATCAAGGACTACCGGGTGACGGGCGACCACATCGACCTGCGCGAGTTCTACTTCTCCAACGAGGAGTACTACCGCAAGCTGGAGCAGCTGAAGGCGGCGCACCTGCACACCATGTCCCAGCTGGAGCAGATGTACCGCAAGAAGCTGGAGCTGAAgggaggccgaggaggaggagggccggGGGGCGACACGCAGCACCCTCAGCA GATGGAGTGGGGAGGCGGTGACGGCTTAGTGCCACCAGGGTACCGTCTGAAGAAGTCCCGCTCGGCCCACGAGCTGTGCCGGGCGTCCGACGGGTCGGACGACGAGGATGAGGAGAACAGGCCGGAGAAAGGCCTGCTGCTCTCGCCCAAGGAGCGCATCAAGAACATGTGGCAGGACTTCTCCGTGGACAAGCCCCTCCGAAGCCGCCGGCGACCCGGGCACTACGACTCCTTCTCCTCGCTCCAGAGCCAGCCTGGCGACGCCACCGCCGAGCGCCACGGCAAGGCCAACGGTCGGCGCGGGGTGCGGAAGAAAGTGgtggagaaaaagaagaagaagacgaaggaggaggaggaggaaaacagCGGTGACGGAGgagacggcggcggcgggcgtCCGCGCGCGACGGTCCCGCAGCCGTTCAACATGACGCTGCGCGAGGCCGAGCGCAAGCGGCGCGGGCTGAAGACGCGCGCCGAGGTGGAGCGCGAGAACGCCGAGCTCCGGCGGCAGCTGGAGGACCTGACCGAGTGCCAGCGGCAGTTCCGCGCCAGCCCCATGCCCGCGCACGTCCGCCTGCCGCTCTACGAGGAGCTGCAGCGACGCCGCGACCGCTCCGCCAACGCCGCCGGCGAGGACGCCGGCGCCGCCAGCGCCAGCCCCGGCACGGCGAAGGACGCCAagacgtcgtcgtcgtcgtcgccgcGGCCCTTCAGCTTCCTGGAGCGCGAGCGTCTCAAGCGGGAGCAGCGCGAGGAAGAGCTGCGTCGCGTCGCCCAGGAGGAGGCGCTGGACGCGCGCGGGCGCCCGGCCTTCCGCGCCAAGCCCGTGCCGCGGGCCGTGCGCGAGGTGGCGGCCGCCAACGAGCGGCTGAAGGAGGAGCAGCTGTACCGCGCCATCAAGATGCAGATGCGGGCGCGCGACCTGCTCCACAGCGCCGCCATGCCGCCCAGCATGCTGGCGCGCCGGCTGGAGGAGCGCAAGcagaaggaggagcaggaggaggaggagcggcggCGGGCCGAGCGCGACCGGGCCAGCCACCGGCCCAAGATCAACGCCGACGTGCCGGACTTCGACGCCAGCTACCGGCGCTTCCGGCGGCAGCTGGAGCGCGGCAGGCGCGAGGCCAAGCCGCTGACCGCCTGCGAGCCCTTCCGCCTGCGCACGTCCAGCCTCCCCTCGCGGCGGGAACGCGCGTCCGgcaacgccgccgccgccgcttgCGAAGTGGACGCGACCCCCCGCGACTACCGCTGGCCGTTCCTGAGCTCGCCGTCCTCGTCGCCCCGGCATCGCCACGGCGGCGGCACGGCCCCCCGCACCTCCTCGTCCAGCCTCTGCTCCTCGCTGTCCGGCAGCCAGGAGGTGCTCACCGCCAAAATCACCGACGCGGCGCGCAAACGGCAGGACGCCATCAG GAAGGTTCTAGAACAGAAGCAGaaggcggaggaagaggagaagaagtggcTGGAGCGCCAACGGGAGCGGGAGCGTCGTCTGCAGAAGGTGATCACCCGGCGGGCGCAGGCCATCGACCCGCACCAGACGCTGGCAGAGACGTGCCCGTCCAAACTCAAGGAGTTCAG gAAGCAGGACCAGCAGCGGAGGAGAGAGtacagagaggagatgaaggagatcCAGGAGAGAGTCAGGGGCAGGCCTCTGCTGCTGGAGCAGGTGGCACgg AACAATGCGAAGCAGGCTGCAGAGAGACGCTACGTAGAGGCCCTGAAGGCTTGCGGCCTCTCGGAGGACTTTGTGCAAGACAAGGCGCTCAAGAGCCGACGCTCTCGAAGCCAGTCGCCCTCTGTGCGCTCGCTCCAGAGCGGCTCCAGACGCAG GGGTAAGGATGCTGCTGGGTCAGACTCGCTCAGTCTGAATGGATCCCTTCACGACTATCAAGATGATTACGAGGActaccaggagagagaggataaagatGGGGAAGAGGGATACGGGAAAAGAGAGCACGGTCAGTACGAGAGcgaggaggaagacgagagTGACCCTGAGAGGCGTGAGGGTGACAGTCCCTCGAATGACAACGACGACCCGGATTACAGCGAGGATGACCGGGACGAAAGCGACAAAGGAAGTGACATCATCGACAGACACAAGGACAGTCAGAGCAGCAGGAGCAACTAG